From a single Stackebrandtia endophytica genomic region:
- a CDS encoding DM13 domain-containing protein produces the protein MMRRLLRSPLVWSMTALLVAGAAFGLYLFQPWKLWVDVRVQEELPQVVEPRWEDPTTTPPGPILLAEGEFVSQEHATSGAAQLIEQPDGSVVLSIADLDTSNGPDLRVWLTDQSVDPDDWFVFDDGYHVELGTLKGNLGDQVYEVPADVDLDRVGSVSVWCARFSVSFGAAALEPVPPTD, from the coding sequence ATCATGCGTCGCCTGTTGCGTTCCCCACTCGTCTGGTCGATGACGGCACTGCTGGTGGCGGGTGCCGCGTTCGGGTTGTACCTGTTCCAGCCGTGGAAGCTCTGGGTGGACGTCCGGGTTCAGGAGGAGTTGCCGCAGGTGGTGGAGCCGCGATGGGAGGACCCGACGACGACGCCGCCCGGCCCGATCCTGTTGGCCGAGGGCGAGTTCGTATCACAGGAACACGCCACCAGCGGGGCTGCGCAGTTGATCGAGCAGCCCGATGGTTCCGTCGTTCTGTCGATCGCCGACCTGGACACCTCCAACGGACCGGACCTGCGCGTGTGGCTGACCGATCAATCGGTGGATCCGGACGACTGGTTCGTCTTCGACGACGGATACCACGTCGAACTCGGGACCCTGAAGGGCAACCTCGGCGACCAGGTCTACGAGGTGCCCGCCGACGTGGACCTCGATCGGGTCGGCAGCGTGTCCGTCTGGTGCGCCCGGTTCAGCGTCTCCTTCGGCGCCGCGGCCTTGGAACCGGTGCCCCCGACCGACTGA
- the pgsA gene encoding CDP-diacylglycerol--glycerol-3-phosphate 3-phosphatidyltransferase: MSQQVSAGNRHPPSVYNVANALTLARLALIPLFVWAVIESGLVDSGWRMIAAGIFMLASATDFVDGWLARRHGLITTFGKIADPIADKLLTGTALVLLSSVGSLPWWVTGIILFREVGITVLRFWVIRFGIIAASHGGKIKTALQILAIFWFLWPFPSPVDAVGPWIMGAAVLATVVTGAEYVIQVIAMRRLRSRK, translated from the coding sequence GTGTCCCAGCAGGTATCGGCGGGAAACCGGCACCCCCCGTCGGTGTACAACGTGGCCAACGCCCTGACCCTGGCGCGGCTCGCGTTGATCCCGCTGTTCGTTTGGGCCGTCATCGAATCGGGTCTGGTGGACTCCGGATGGCGCATGATCGCCGCCGGGATCTTCATGCTGGCCTCGGCCACCGACTTCGTCGACGGATGGCTGGCCCGTCGCCACGGATTGATCACGACCTTCGGGAAGATCGCCGACCCCATCGCCGACAAGTTGCTGACCGGCACCGCGCTGGTGTTGTTGTCATCGGTGGGGTCGCTACCGTGGTGGGTGACCGGGATCATCCTGTTCCGGGAAGTCGGCATCACCGTGTTGCGGTTCTGGGTCATCCGATTCGGGATCATCGCGGCCAGCCATGGTGGCAAAATCAAAACCGCGCTGCAGATTCTGGCGATCTTCTGGTTCCTCTGGCCGTTCCCGTCGCCCGTCGACGCGGTCGGTCCGTGGATCATGGGCGCGGCGGTGCTCGCCACGGTCGTCACCGGCGCGGAGTACGTGATTCAAGTGATCGCGATGCGGCGCCTACGGTCGAGGAAGTGA
- a CDS encoding CinA family protein — protein MTQKSETTPAQHVIDRLTERGETVAVAESLTGGLVSAALVVVAGASAVFRAGVVAYTPQMKTELIDVPAETIQTYGVVSAEVARAMAAGVRRRCGTDWGIGTTGAAGPEPHGGQSPGVVWLSVCGPGDSEDTRRYRFSGDRQHVRSASVERVLLLLDGLSREPGTSDAD, from the coding sequence ATGACTCAGAAGTCCGAGACGACACCGGCTCAGCACGTGATCGACCGGTTGACCGAGCGAGGTGAGACGGTTGCGGTCGCCGAGTCGCTGACCGGTGGGCTGGTATCGGCCGCGTTGGTCGTGGTGGCCGGTGCCTCGGCGGTCTTCCGTGCCGGGGTGGTGGCCTACACGCCGCAGATGAAGACGGAACTGATCGATGTCCCGGCCGAGACCATCCAGACCTACGGGGTGGTGTCGGCGGAGGTGGCCCGGGCGATGGCGGCCGGGGTGCGGCGTCGATGTGGCACCGATTGGGGCATCGGCACCACCGGGGCGGCCGGGCCGGAACCGCACGGTGGTCAATCACCGGGTGTGGTGTGGCTGTCGGTGTGCGGCCCCGGTGATTCCGAGGACACGCGCCGTTATCGATTCAGTGGTGATCGGCAGCACGTGCGCTCCGCGTCGGTGGAGCGGGTATTGCTGCTGCTAGACGGGTTGTCTCGCGAACCGGGCACCTCCGATGCAGATTGA
- a CDS encoding FtsK/SpoIIIE family DNA translocase — MAGRTPAAKKAARKRTAPARRTTASRSTASGRGSTRSTASRGKAKKAAARRPAKRGIPGPLEASGMALRGMWNGVARACGWAVRGIGREAASAREIDEAHRRDGQALLVLALGILLAVALWFNSAGPVGEYLSYGLRWTIGVMSVFLPVLMTIGAVRMMRHPRSEEAHGRAVVGWTATLLGTVGMLHLGNGLPTKTDGILGAGGQLGRVVGGALEAAVSPWVAAPLLALIVFFGLLVVTATPVNKVPEKVAGLFRLATGRTGGEVEPFADDEDPEEEEPVKRRRPSRRRQAVMAEPETDADEADEPEPVHRATAPLPRLKPEDVPDRQPPQHSAPPKKAKQPMLPQNGDYQLPPADLLSAGAAAKKRSKANDVVIAALQEVFEQFNVDAAVTGFTRGPTVTRYEVELGPAVKVERITQLSRNIAYAVKSPDVRILSPIPGKSAVGVEIPNSDREDVSLGDVLRSRTATVDRHPMIIGLGKDIEGGFVVANLAKMPHLLIAGATGSGKSSCINTLLVSILARATPDEVRLLLIDPKRVELTVYEGIPHLVNPIVTNPKKASDALQWVVKEMDMRYEDLAAAGVRHIDDFNRKLRAGKIKPPPGSERVYQPYPYLLVIVDELADLMMVAPRDVEDAVVRITQLARAAGIHLVLATQRPSVDVVTGLIKANVPSRLAFSTSSLADSRVILDQPGAEKLIGRGDGLFLPMGASKPQRVQGAWVTDGEIERMVEFTKEQREPQFSEDVLTVAATSKKKVDEDIGEDLDVLLQAVEQVVTSQFGSTSMLQRKLRVGFAKAGRLMDLMESRGVVGPSEGTKAREVLVKPDDLDEVLAGIRGDQ, encoded by the coding sequence ATGGCTGGCCGAACTCCGGCGGCGAAGAAGGCCGCCCGAAAACGCACCGCACCAGCGCGTCGCACCACCGCGAGTCGCAGCACCGCCTCCGGTCGCGGCTCGACGCGGTCGACCGCATCCCGTGGCAAGGCCAAGAAAGCCGCTGCGCGACGCCCCGCGAAACGCGGCATACCGGGCCCTCTCGAAGCCTCCGGAATGGCGCTGCGCGGCATGTGGAACGGCGTCGCGCGCGCCTGCGGATGGGCGGTACGCGGTATCGGTCGGGAAGCCGCTTCGGCCCGGGAGATCGACGAGGCCCACCGCCGCGACGGTCAAGCGCTGCTGGTACTGGCATTGGGAATCCTGCTGGCCGTGGCACTGTGGTTCAACTCGGCGGGCCCCGTCGGGGAATACCTGTCCTACGGTCTGCGATGGACCATCGGCGTGATGTCGGTGTTCCTACCCGTCCTCATGACGATCGGCGCCGTCCGCATGATGCGTCACCCACGTTCGGAGGAGGCACACGGCCGCGCCGTGGTCGGCTGGACCGCGACCCTGCTGGGCACGGTCGGCATGCTCCATCTGGGAAACGGACTGCCCACCAAGACCGACGGAATCCTCGGCGCGGGAGGGCAACTCGGCCGGGTGGTCGGCGGCGCCCTGGAAGCGGCGGTGTCCCCGTGGGTGGCGGCCCCGCTGCTCGCGCTGATCGTGTTCTTCGGGCTTCTGGTCGTGACCGCGACCCCCGTCAACAAGGTCCCCGAGAAGGTAGCCGGTCTGTTCCGGCTCGCCACCGGCCGCACCGGTGGCGAGGTCGAGCCGTTCGCGGACGATGAGGACCCAGAGGAGGAGGAACCCGTTAAACGACGTCGCCCGTCCCGACGGCGGCAGGCCGTCATGGCCGAGCCCGAGACGGACGCCGACGAGGCCGACGAACCCGAACCGGTGCACCGCGCCACCGCTCCACTGCCCAGACTCAAACCCGAAGACGTGCCCGATCGGCAACCGCCGCAGCACTCGGCGCCGCCGAAGAAGGCCAAGCAACCGATGCTGCCCCAAAACGGCGACTACCAACTCCCACCGGCGGACCTGCTGTCGGCGGGCGCGGCGGCCAAGAAACGCAGCAAGGCCAACGACGTCGTCATCGCCGCACTGCAGGAGGTCTTCGAACAGTTCAACGTAGACGCCGCGGTCACCGGCTTCACCCGTGGACCGACGGTCACCCGATACGAGGTCGAACTGGGGCCGGCGGTCAAGGTGGAGCGGATCACCCAGCTGTCACGCAACATCGCCTACGCCGTCAAAAGCCCCGACGTCCGCATCCTGAGCCCGATCCCCGGCAAGAGCGCCGTGGGCGTGGAGATCCCCAACTCCGACCGCGAGGACGTCTCCCTGGGCGACGTGCTGCGGTCGCGGACCGCCACGGTCGATCGGCACCCGATGATCATCGGCCTGGGCAAGGACATCGAGGGCGGTTTCGTCGTCGCCAACCTCGCGAAGATGCCACATTTGCTCATTGCCGGAGCCACTGGCTCTGGGAAATCGAGCTGTATAAATACGTTGTTGGTGTCCATTTTGGCTCGGGCGACGCCGGATGAGGTTCGGCTGCTGCTGATCGACCCCAAGCGGGTCGAGCTGACCGTCTATGAGGGTATTCCGCACCTGGTCAACCCGATCGTGACCAACCCGAAGAAGGCCTCCGACGCTCTACAGTGGGTCGTCAAGGAGATGGACATGCGCTACGAGGACCTCGCGGCCGCGGGCGTGCGCCACATCGACGACTTCAACCGCAAGCTTCGCGCCGGCAAGATCAAGCCACCACCGGGCTCCGAGCGGGTCTACCAGCCGTACCCCTACCTGTTGGTCATCGTCGACGAGCTCGCCGACCTCATGATGGTCGCGCCGCGTGATGTTGAGGATGCCGTCGTGCGCATCACCCAGCTGGCCCGTGCCGCCGGCATCCACCTGGTCCTGGCGACTCAGCGACCCTCCGTCGACGTCGTCACCGGTTTGATCAAGGCCAATGTGCCGTCCCGGCTGGCGTTCTCGACCTCGTCGCTGGCCGACTCCCGAGTCATCCTCGACCAACCCGGCGCCGAGAAGCTGATCGGTCGCGGTGACGGCCTGTTCCTGCCGATGGGCGCGAGCAAACCGCAGCGGGTGCAGGGCGCATGGGTCACCGACGGCGAGATCGAGCGGATGGTCGAGTTCACCAAGGAACAGCGGGAACCGCAGTTCTCCGAGGACGTGCTCACCGTCGCCGCCACCAGTAAGAAAAAGGTCGACGAGGACATCGGTGAAGACCTCGACGTGCTGTTGCAGGCCGTGGAGCAGGTCGTGACCAGCCAGTTCGGTTCCACCTCGATGCTGCAACGCAAACTGCGCGTCGGGTTCGCCAAGGCGGGACGGCTCATGGACCTCATGGAGAGCCGGGGGGTCGTCGGCCCGTCCGAAGGCACCAAGGCCCGTGAGGTGCTGGTCAAACCCGACGACCTCGACGAGGTGTTGGCCGGCATCCGAGGCGATCAGTGA
- the rimO gene encoding 30S ribosomal protein S12 methylthiotransferase RimO, translated as MSDAPSMLPKRRVALLTLGCARNEVDSEELAARLAEGGWEVTDDGEDADVVMVNTCGFIETAKQDSIDTLLAASDTGAKVVAAGCMAERYGRELADSLPEADAVLGFDSYTDIAARLDAVARGEVIESHTPQDRRKLLPLSPVERPAVASAIPGHGTDSDAGVPAHLTVLRRRLSSGPVANVKIASGCDRRCAFCAIPTFRGAFVSRPAEEVLAEVRWLAGEGVREITLVSENTTSYGKDLGDQALLDRLIVDLAAVDGIDRVRLSYLQPAELRPSLIKTIATTPGVAPYFDLSFQHSSRDLLRRMRRFGSTEGFLDLLKTIRDLDPEAGARTNVIVGFPGETEADVAELERFLSEARLDAIGVFAYSDEEGTEGVDLDGHVDPDVIAQRYEHFSVLADELCDQRAAERIGQTLSVLVDTVDDDGVDGRAAHQAPEVDGSTALIGEVTDLVPGDLVTAKVVDSIGVDLVAEVISVREC; from the coding sequence GTGTCTGATGCGCCATCCATGCTGCCCAAACGCCGTGTTGCCCTGTTGACCTTGGGCTGTGCCCGTAACGAGGTCGATTCGGAGGAATTGGCCGCCCGCCTGGCCGAGGGTGGCTGGGAGGTCACCGACGACGGCGAGGACGCCGACGTGGTGATGGTGAACACCTGCGGATTCATCGAAACCGCGAAACAGGACTCGATCGACACCCTGCTCGCCGCCTCCGACACCGGAGCCAAGGTGGTCGCCGCCGGGTGCATGGCCGAACGTTACGGTCGGGAACTGGCCGACAGTCTCCCCGAAGCCGACGCCGTCCTCGGATTCGACAGCTACACCGACATCGCCGCCCGCCTCGACGCGGTCGCGCGTGGCGAGGTCATCGAGTCCCACACCCCGCAGGACCGCCGGAAGCTGCTTCCGCTGAGCCCGGTGGAGCGTCCCGCGGTCGCTTCGGCGATCCCCGGCCACGGCACCGACTCCGATGCCGGAGTCCCCGCGCACCTGACCGTGCTGCGTCGCCGTCTCAGTTCCGGCCCGGTCGCCAACGTGAAGATCGCCAGCGGTTGCGACCGGCGCTGCGCGTTCTGCGCGATCCCGACCTTCCGCGGCGCGTTCGTGTCGCGACCGGCCGAGGAGGTACTCGCCGAGGTCCGGTGGTTGGCCGGTGAGGGCGTTCGCGAGATCACGCTGGTCAGTGAGAACACCACCTCTTACGGCAAGGACTTGGGCGACCAGGCGCTGTTGGACCGGCTGATCGTGGACCTGGCGGCCGTCGACGGCATCGATCGGGTTCGGTTGTCCTACCTGCAACCCGCCGAGTTGCGTCCCTCGCTGATCAAGACCATCGCGACCACTCCGGGCGTCGCCCCCTATTTCGATCTGTCCTTCCAGCACTCCAGCCGTGACCTGCTGCGTCGGATGCGCCGCTTCGGTTCGACCGAGGGTTTCCTCGACCTGTTGAAGACCATCCGGGACCTGGACCCCGAGGCCGGTGCCCGCACCAACGTGATCGTGGGCTTCCCCGGTGAGACCGAGGCCGACGTCGCCGAACTCGAACGGTTCCTGTCGGAGGCGCGACTGGACGCCATCGGTGTGTTCGCCTACTCCGACGAGGAGGGCACCGAAGGCGTCGACCTCGACGGTCACGTGGACCCCGACGTCATCGCGCAGCGGTACGAACACTTCAGCGTGCTGGCCGACGAACTGTGCGACCAGCGCGCCGCCGAACGCATCGGACAGACCCTCTCGGTACTGGTCGACACCGTCGACGACGACGGAGTCGACGGACGTGCCGCCCATCAGGCGCCCGAGGTCGACGGCAGCACCGCCCTGATCGGTGAGGTCACCGATCTCGTGCCCGGCGACCTGGTCACCGCCAAGGTGGTCGACAGCATCGGAGTCGACCTGGTCGCCGAGGTCATCTCGGTCAGAGAGTGCTGA